One genomic segment of Sander lucioperca isolate FBNREF2018 chromosome 10, SLUC_FBN_1.2, whole genome shotgun sequence includes these proteins:
- the csf3r gene encoding granulocyte colony-stimulating factor receptor isoform X1, with amino-acid sequence MISTWVSVIVMLVAFVNGARNEDDIQPCAEVQTSSSVVPLGSPVTATCVIRDGCHLVIRQAVHIEWRLGHHSLPSSQVANESGRFSEVVIPSFNHTREFLTCCVQASPVQVVGGVEIRAGYPPEAPQNFSCQTNLTTPETLTCSWDPGQQETHLHTMYTLHIKIWDSNENHTYELLPGVHRYTIPRSGFVLFSNMEIYVKAVNELGEAASAPIILEPVSAAKFDPPTILKVQVVPKKYGCLKLSWSLSQQQAWMRDYRFNLEVQLKTADSSQRSEQPILVSHVRPTRSVDQCRLLHGTQYLVQIRVRYQQGPWSEWSSSRSGVTLESAPTGRLDSWMKASGDHMHKQLNIHLFWKPSKQFRANAQNVSYIVSVKRLPGEKGKLCSTKGNYCTFKLPWKAKKVYLSAINAAGKSHPTEVRIYLPKASSVISDVTVLPHDDRSLLVQWRSLVSSSLTGFVVEWRPLLETDLTLTQFEITDRNQTQFLTTGSFEPYKPYGISVYPRFKDGIGLPQTVNAYSRQKAPSMVPKIQIKKIWQSHIELTWNEMPLDQRNGIIQNYKIFYWDKKGPIKVVNADPEERRVVLKDLNTVSPYEAFMMVSTFGGSLNGSTIHFEIEPFDVVAVVMIVTVSGVGLSLLIIFIVLACFSNQQRLKGQFWPAVPDPANSSIKRWTSESTQDSHLSWDNEEPDPMYLSHLSFLDLPVKRSKEDDDPWLSNAEDTSDLGESICGSPFIRGYSGSNSDSVPYATVIFSSPCNSPTPKEAHVYLRSESTQPLLETEESFSPKCYHNMANDRMPSEQCFFGPSHDCVPEKGADPGILWDDFPFLRALALNDTQND; translated from the exons ATGATATCCACATGGGTGTCAGTGATTGTCATGCTGGTGGCATTCGTGAATGGAGCGAGAAATG AGGATGACATACAGCCGTGTGCAGAGGTTCAGACGTCAAGCTCAGTGGTGCCTTTGGGGTCACCTGTCACGGCCACCTGTGTCATCAGAGACGGCTGTCATCTGGTCATTAGACAAGCTGTTCATATAGAGTGGCGCCTTGGGCATCACTCTCTCCCCAGCAGCCAGGTGGCCAATGAGAGTGGCAGGTTTTCTGAGGTTGTTATACCGAGCTTCAATCACACCAGGGAGTTCCTCACCTGCTGTGTCCAGGCCTCTCCAGTTCAAGTAGTAGGAGGAGTGGAGATCAGAGCCGGAT ATCCACCAGAAGCACCCCAAAACTTCAGCTGTCAGACAAACCTCACCACCCCTGAAACCCTGACCTGTAGCTGGGACCCTGGGCAACAGGAGACCCACCTGCACACAATGTACACCCTCCACATCAAGATATG GGATTCAAACGAGAACCACACTTACGAACTACTGCCAGGAGTCCACCGTTACACCATCCCTCGCTCTGGTTTTGTTCTCTTCTCAAATATGGAAATATACGTGAAGGCGGTAAATGAACTTGGAGAAGCAGCCTCAGCACCTATCATCCTGGAACCCGTCAGTGCAG ctaAGTTTGACCCACCAACGATTTTGAAGGTTCAAgtggtgcctaaaaagtacgGCTGCCTGAAGCTGAGCTGGAGCTTATCTCAGCAGCAGGCCTGGATGCGTGACTACCGCTTCAACCTGGAAGTCCAACTAAAGACTGCTGACAGCAGCCAAAGGAGTGAACAACCA ATCCTGGTGAGCCATGTTAGACCAACCAGATCTGTGGATCAGTGCCGTCTTCTCCACGGGACTCAGTATCTCGTCCAGATCAGAGTCAGATACCAGCAGGGCCCCTGGAGTGAATGGAGCAGCAGCCGGTCTGGAGTCACCTTGGAGAGTG CGCCCACTGGACGCCTAGACTCGTGGATGAAGGCATCGGGGGATCACATGCACAAACAACTCAACATACACTTGTTTTGGAAG CCATCAAAACAATTCCGTGCCAATGCCCAAAATGTGTCATATATTGTCTCAGTGAAAAGGTTGCCAGGTGAAAAGGGAAAGTTGTGCTCTACAAAGGGGAATTACTGTACTTTCAAGCTTCCCTGGAAAGCAAAGAAAGTGTATCTGAGTGCTATAAATGCAGCAGGGAAATCCCATCCCACTGAAGTTCGGATTTACCTACCTAAAG cTTCTTCAGTGATATCAGACGTCACAGTCCTTCCTCATGATGACAGATCCTTACTGGTCCAGTGGAGAAGCCTGGTTTCTTCCAGTCTCACTGGTTTTGTGGTGGAATGGAGACCTTTGTTAGAAACAGACCTCACTCTCACCCAGTTTGAAATAACTGACAGAAACCAGACACAATTTCTTACAACAG GCAGCTTTGAGCCCTACAAGCCCTATGGGATCTCTGTGTATCCTAGGTTTAAGGATGGGATAGGCCTTCCTCAGACTGTTAATGCCTACTCAAGACAAAAGG ctccATCCATGGTtccaaaaatacaaattaagaaGATCTGGCAGTCACATATTGAGCTTACCTGGAACGAAATGCCACTAGACCAAAGGAATGGAATTATCCAGAACTACAAAATCTTCTACTGGGATAAGAAGGGACCCATTAAGG TTGTGAATGCTGACCCGGAAGAGAGGAGAGTGGTCCTCAAAGACCTCAACACTGTGTCTCCCTATGAAGCTTTCATGATGGTTAGCACGTTCGGTGGGAGCCTCAACGGGTCAACAATTCATTTCGAAATTGAGCCCTTCG ATGTGGTTGCTGTTGTGATGATTGTAACTGTGTCTGGTGTTGGACTGTCATTGTTGATTATCTTCATAGTCCTGGCTTGTTTCTCCAACCAACAAAG GCTGAAGGGGCAGTTTTGGCCAGCTGTTCCTGATCCAGCTAATAGCAGCATCAAGAGATGGACATCAGAATCAACGCAG GATTCCCATCTTTCCTGGGACAATGAGGAGCCTGATCCAATGTACCTGTCCCACCTGAGCTTTCTGGACCTCCCTGTAAAACGAAGTAAAGAGGACGATGACCCATGGTTAAGCAATGCAGAGGACACCAGTGACCTGGGAGAATCCATTTGTGGTTCACCATTCATCCGTGGCTACTCTGGTTCAAACAGCGACTCTGTTCCCTACGCCACTGTCATCTTCTCCAGTCCATGCAACAGCCCTACGCCTAAAGAGGCTCATGTCTACCTGCGGTCTGAGTCCACGCAGCCTCTCTTGGAAACTGAAGAATCCTTCAGTCCAAAGTGCTACCACAATATGGCGAATGATAGGATGCCAAGTGAGCAATGCTTTTTTGGGCCGAGCCATGATTGTGTACCTGAAAAAGGGGCAGACCCAGGCATTCTGTGGGATGACTTTCCTTTTCTACGCGCATTAGCCTTGAATGATACTCAAAATGACTAA
- the csf3r gene encoding granulocyte colony-stimulating factor receptor isoform X2, with protein sequence MISTWVSVIVMLVAFVNGARNEDDIQPCAEVQTSSSVVPLGSPVTATCVIRDGCHLVIRQAVHIEWRLGHHSLPSSQVANESGRFSEVVIPSFNHTREFLTCCVQASPVQVVGGVEIRAGYPPEAPQNFSCQTNLTTPETLTCSWDPGQQETHLHTMYTLHIKIWDSNENHTYELLPGVHRYTIPRSGFVLFSNMEIYVKAVNELGEAASAPIILEPVSAAKFDPPTILKVQVVPKKYGCLKLSWSLSQQQAWMRDYRFNLEVQLKTADSSQRSEQPILVSHVRPTRSVDQCRLLHGTQYLVQIRVRYQQGPWSEWSSSRSGVTLESAPTGRLDSWMKASGDHMHKQLNIHLFWKPSKQFRANAQNVSYIVSVKRLPGEKGKLCSTKGNYCTFKLPWKAKKVYLSAINAAGKSHPTEVRIYLPKASSVISDVTVLPHDDRSLLVQWRSLVSSSLTGFVVEWRPLLETDLTLTQFEITDRNQTQFLTTAPSMVPKIQIKKIWQSHIELTWNEMPLDQRNGIIQNYKIFYWDKKGPIKVVNADPEERRVVLKDLNTVSPYEAFMMVSTFGGSLNGSTIHFEIEPFDVVAVVMIVTVSGVGLSLLIIFIVLACFSNQQRLKGQFWPAVPDPANSSIKRWTSESTQDSHLSWDNEEPDPMYLSHLSFLDLPVKRSKEDDDPWLSNAEDTSDLGESICGSPFIRGYSGSNSDSVPYATVIFSSPCNSPTPKEAHVYLRSESTQPLLETEESFSPKCYHNMANDRMPSEQCFFGPSHDCVPEKGADPGILWDDFPFLRALALNDTQND encoded by the exons ATGATATCCACATGGGTGTCAGTGATTGTCATGCTGGTGGCATTCGTGAATGGAGCGAGAAATG AGGATGACATACAGCCGTGTGCAGAGGTTCAGACGTCAAGCTCAGTGGTGCCTTTGGGGTCACCTGTCACGGCCACCTGTGTCATCAGAGACGGCTGTCATCTGGTCATTAGACAAGCTGTTCATATAGAGTGGCGCCTTGGGCATCACTCTCTCCCCAGCAGCCAGGTGGCCAATGAGAGTGGCAGGTTTTCTGAGGTTGTTATACCGAGCTTCAATCACACCAGGGAGTTCCTCACCTGCTGTGTCCAGGCCTCTCCAGTTCAAGTAGTAGGAGGAGTGGAGATCAGAGCCGGAT ATCCACCAGAAGCACCCCAAAACTTCAGCTGTCAGACAAACCTCACCACCCCTGAAACCCTGACCTGTAGCTGGGACCCTGGGCAACAGGAGACCCACCTGCACACAATGTACACCCTCCACATCAAGATATG GGATTCAAACGAGAACCACACTTACGAACTACTGCCAGGAGTCCACCGTTACACCATCCCTCGCTCTGGTTTTGTTCTCTTCTCAAATATGGAAATATACGTGAAGGCGGTAAATGAACTTGGAGAAGCAGCCTCAGCACCTATCATCCTGGAACCCGTCAGTGCAG ctaAGTTTGACCCACCAACGATTTTGAAGGTTCAAgtggtgcctaaaaagtacgGCTGCCTGAAGCTGAGCTGGAGCTTATCTCAGCAGCAGGCCTGGATGCGTGACTACCGCTTCAACCTGGAAGTCCAACTAAAGACTGCTGACAGCAGCCAAAGGAGTGAACAACCA ATCCTGGTGAGCCATGTTAGACCAACCAGATCTGTGGATCAGTGCCGTCTTCTCCACGGGACTCAGTATCTCGTCCAGATCAGAGTCAGATACCAGCAGGGCCCCTGGAGTGAATGGAGCAGCAGCCGGTCTGGAGTCACCTTGGAGAGTG CGCCCACTGGACGCCTAGACTCGTGGATGAAGGCATCGGGGGATCACATGCACAAACAACTCAACATACACTTGTTTTGGAAG CCATCAAAACAATTCCGTGCCAATGCCCAAAATGTGTCATATATTGTCTCAGTGAAAAGGTTGCCAGGTGAAAAGGGAAAGTTGTGCTCTACAAAGGGGAATTACTGTACTTTCAAGCTTCCCTGGAAAGCAAAGAAAGTGTATCTGAGTGCTATAAATGCAGCAGGGAAATCCCATCCCACTGAAGTTCGGATTTACCTACCTAAAG cTTCTTCAGTGATATCAGACGTCACAGTCCTTCCTCATGATGACAGATCCTTACTGGTCCAGTGGAGAAGCCTGGTTTCTTCCAGTCTCACTGGTTTTGTGGTGGAATGGAGACCTTTGTTAGAAACAGACCTCACTCTCACCCAGTTTGAAATAACTGACAGAAACCAGACACAATTTCTTACAACAG ctccATCCATGGTtccaaaaatacaaattaagaaGATCTGGCAGTCACATATTGAGCTTACCTGGAACGAAATGCCACTAGACCAAAGGAATGGAATTATCCAGAACTACAAAATCTTCTACTGGGATAAGAAGGGACCCATTAAGG TTGTGAATGCTGACCCGGAAGAGAGGAGAGTGGTCCTCAAAGACCTCAACACTGTGTCTCCCTATGAAGCTTTCATGATGGTTAGCACGTTCGGTGGGAGCCTCAACGGGTCAACAATTCATTTCGAAATTGAGCCCTTCG ATGTGGTTGCTGTTGTGATGATTGTAACTGTGTCTGGTGTTGGACTGTCATTGTTGATTATCTTCATAGTCCTGGCTTGTTTCTCCAACCAACAAAG GCTGAAGGGGCAGTTTTGGCCAGCTGTTCCTGATCCAGCTAATAGCAGCATCAAGAGATGGACATCAGAATCAACGCAG GATTCCCATCTTTCCTGGGACAATGAGGAGCCTGATCCAATGTACCTGTCCCACCTGAGCTTTCTGGACCTCCCTGTAAAACGAAGTAAAGAGGACGATGACCCATGGTTAAGCAATGCAGAGGACACCAGTGACCTGGGAGAATCCATTTGTGGTTCACCATTCATCCGTGGCTACTCTGGTTCAAACAGCGACTCTGTTCCCTACGCCACTGTCATCTTCTCCAGTCCATGCAACAGCCCTACGCCTAAAGAGGCTCATGTCTACCTGCGGTCTGAGTCCACGCAGCCTCTCTTGGAAACTGAAGAATCCTTCAGTCCAAAGTGCTACCACAATATGGCGAATGATAGGATGCCAAGTGAGCAATGCTTTTTTGGGCCGAGCCATGATTGTGTACCTGAAAAAGGGGCAGACCCAGGCATTCTGTGGGATGACTTTCCTTTTCTACGCGCATTAGCCTTGAATGATACTCAAAATGACTAA
- the LOC116042213 gene encoding uncharacterized protein LOC116042213 translates to MTTGMCVPLVVFLSAIVLHPVSAGGVYCAKTARARAAALGLDYPGVHGAPGLYGPAHHGMPFRPQPYNNYPQLDETESNMASYRQSQPEVRPLYDRTLKQAHPRSWHRTYSPVQSEYTTNQVLGLPRGWSVINRKPYFEEVKHVAPPTQAEAPGQPELVNWPPKGRNKPLSFVHNEHDFGVESVPNRRDMSLSGLPQSRGHSAYQRGLTGYGLGREVPSLGSSGIPNEGHARAMRSQSPTVGRPKSIRFHLPQPLHRRLGVNPFFQGNPVPRSVIESYIGSR, encoded by the exons ATGACTACAGGGATGTGTGTGCCATTGGTGGTTTTTCTCAG CGCCATTGTGCTTCACCCTGTGTCAGCTGGAGGTGTGTATTGTGCTAAAACAGCCAGAG CTCGAGCAGCTGCCCTGGGTTTGGATTATCCTGGAGTCCATGGAGCCCCGGGTCTCTATGGACCAGCTCATCATGGGATGCCATTCAGACCTCAACCTTACAACAATTATCCACAATTAGATGAGACTGAATCAAACATGGCCTCCTACAGACAAAGTCAACCAGAAGTGAGACCCCTCTATGACAGAACACTTAAACAAGCTCACCCCAGGAGTTGGCATCGTACTTACAGTCCAGTTCAAAGTGAATACACCACCAACCAAGTGCTTGGCCTTCCCAGAGGATGGTCAGTTATTAACCGCAAGCCCTATTTTGAGGAGGTCAAGCATGTTGCCCCTCCAACTCAGGCTGAAGCCCCAGGCCAGCCTGAGCTTGTGAATTGGCCTCCTAAAGGTCGCAACAAGCCGCTCTCATTTGTCCACAATGAGCATGACTTTGGTGTTGAGTCTGTCCCAAATAGACGTGACATGTCTCTGAGTGGGCTGCCCCAAAGCAGGGGTCACAGCGCTTACCAGAGGGGTCTAACTGGATATGGCCTGGGAAGAGAAGTTCCTTCCCTGGGTTCCTCTGGCATCCCCAACGAAGGCCACGCCAGAGCGATGAGAAGCCAAAGTCCTACTGTTGGTAGACCGAAAAGCATTAGGTTCCATCTTCCTCAGCCCCTGCACAGACGCCTCGGTGTCAACCCGTTTTTTCAAGGTAACCCTGTTCCAAGATCTGTGATCGAAAGCTATATCGGGTCTCGTTAG